A genomic segment from Modestobacter roseus encodes:
- a CDS encoding zinc-dependent alcohol dehydrogenase — MKAATWTGVNEVSVEEVPEPTLLNDHDVILKITQSVTCGSDLHLLGGYIPFMRSGDVLGHEFIGEVVETGSAVRDRKVGDRVVVAPFAACGNCWYCAQEQYSLCDNGNPNPGITEGLWGQSPGGCFGYSHAMGGYAGSHAEYMRVPYADVGTFVVPEGVSDTRALFASDAASTGWMGAHLGGTKPGDVVAVWGAGGVGQMAARAAMLLGAEQVVVIDRLPERLAQVREHVGAEAVDYTSTDVLAELRERTGGRGPDVCIEAVGMEAHSPGGPGVYDQVKQQLRLQTDRPTAIREAIMACRKGGSVFSLGVFAAMVDKFPLGALMNKGLTFRGAQVHAQRYIPELLGHMERGELVTEHLATHVLPLSDAPRGYEMFKDKTDGCVRAVFTP, encoded by the coding sequence GTGAAGGCCGCGACCTGGACCGGCGTCAACGAGGTCTCCGTCGAGGAGGTTCCCGAGCCGACGCTGCTCAACGACCACGACGTCATCCTGAAGATCACGCAGTCGGTCACCTGCGGGTCGGACCTGCACCTGCTCGGTGGCTACATCCCGTTCATGCGGTCCGGTGACGTACTCGGCCACGAGTTCATCGGCGAGGTCGTCGAGACCGGCTCCGCGGTGCGGGACCGCAAGGTCGGCGACCGGGTCGTCGTCGCGCCGTTCGCCGCCTGCGGCAACTGCTGGTATTGCGCGCAGGAGCAGTACTCGCTGTGCGACAACGGCAACCCGAACCCGGGCATCACCGAGGGGCTGTGGGGGCAGAGCCCGGGCGGCTGCTTCGGCTACTCCCACGCGATGGGCGGCTATGCCGGCAGCCACGCGGAGTACATGCGGGTGCCCTACGCCGACGTCGGCACCTTCGTCGTCCCCGAGGGCGTCTCCGACACCCGGGCGCTGTTCGCCTCCGATGCGGCCTCGACCGGCTGGATGGGGGCCCACCTGGGCGGCACGAAGCCCGGCGACGTCGTCGCCGTGTGGGGCGCGGGCGGGGTCGGGCAGATGGCCGCCCGCGCGGCGATGCTGCTGGGCGCCGAGCAGGTCGTGGTCATCGACCGGCTCCCCGAGCGGCTGGCCCAGGTGCGCGAGCACGTCGGTGCCGAGGCGGTCGACTACACCAGCACCGACGTGCTCGCGGAGCTGCGCGAGCGCACCGGGGGTCGCGGCCCCGACGTCTGCATCGAGGCCGTCGGCATGGAGGCGCACAGCCCCGGCGGCCCGGGCGTCTACGACCAGGTCAAGCAGCAGCTGCGGCTGCAGACCGACCGGCCCACCGCGATCCGCGAGGCGATCATGGCCTGCCGCAAGGGCGGCTCGGTGTTCAGCCTGGGCGTCTTCGCCGCGATGGTGGACAAGTTCCCGCTCGGCGCGCTGATGAACAAGGGCCTGACCTTCCGCGGCGCCCAGGTGCACGCCCAGCGCTACATCCCCGAGCTGCTCGGGCACATGGAGCGCGGCGAGCTGGTCACCGAGCACCTCGCCACGCACGTGCTGCCGCTGAGCGACGCGCCCCGGGGCTACGAGATGTTCAAGGACAAGACCGACGGCTGCGTGCGGGCGGTCTTCACGCCGTAA
- a CDS encoding MDR family MFS transporter — protein MTQTSDRASAADRRGARAAAAAPDASGAFTHRQIMTILGGLLLGMFLAALDQTVVSTAIRTIADDLEGYDLQAWATTAFLITSTITTPLYGKLSDMYGRRPFYLFAIAVFVVGSMLCGLADTMYQLAAYRAVQGIGAGGLMSLALAIIADIVPPRERSKYQGYFMAVFGTSSVLGPVIGGFLSGQSSILAITGWRWIFYVNVPLGILAFAVVFKVLHLPHTKREHRIDWPGALALITFLVPLLIVAEQGRTWGWGSTGALVCYALSAVGLVLFVLAERAYRDDALLPLRMFANRTFAVSSLSSIVLGAGMFGGILLLPQYLQIVHGSTPTEAGLEMIPLVLGIMLGSVIAGQTIARTEKYKLFPLVGVVFIVAALVSLSFIVGADTSVLVMFPFMLLMGLGLGFNFQPVILAVQNAVSPREIGVATSSVTFFRQMGGTLGTAVFLSVLFTRLPSDIGNAVADSAAANPELAPQLQAAAGNASDLSDTSFIQQLPSAVALPFKTGFADSIDMVFLIAAGVVALGFFVLLFLPQLPLRTQSGIQAQQAGEGPASDPAAHDPALASANAAGAAAPTSTPPPVDDADRTDRRLTEGGGRHEAAEAEDDRSEGGRHEAAPDQPTGLASVPADHLPDDVRRG, from the coding sequence ATGACCCAGACCAGCGACCGCGCGTCCGCGGCCGACCGGCGCGGTGCCCGCGCCGCCGCCGCCGCGCCCGACGCCTCCGGGGCGTTCACCCACCGCCAGATCATGACCATCCTCGGCGGCCTCCTGCTCGGCATGTTCCTCGCCGCGCTGGACCAGACCGTGGTCTCGACCGCGATCCGCACGATCGCCGACGACCTGGAGGGCTACGACCTCCAGGCGTGGGCGACCACCGCGTTCCTGATCACCTCGACGATCACCACCCCGCTCTACGGCAAGTTGAGCGACATGTACGGCCGCCGGCCGTTCTACCTGTTCGCCATCGCCGTCTTCGTGGTCGGCTCGATGCTGTGCGGCCTGGCCGACACGATGTACCAGCTGGCCGCCTACCGGGCGGTCCAGGGCATCGGGGCCGGTGGCCTGATGTCGCTGGCGCTGGCGATCATCGCCGACATCGTGCCGCCGCGGGAGCGCTCGAAGTACCAGGGCTACTTCATGGCGGTCTTCGGCACCTCCAGCGTGCTGGGCCCGGTCATCGGCGGGTTCCTCTCCGGCCAGTCCTCGATCCTGGCGATCACCGGCTGGCGCTGGATCTTCTACGTCAACGTGCCGCTGGGCATCCTGGCCTTCGCCGTCGTCTTCAAGGTGCTGCACCTGCCGCACACCAAGCGCGAGCACCGCATCGACTGGCCGGGCGCGCTGGCCCTGATCACGTTCCTCGTCCCGCTGCTGATCGTCGCCGAGCAGGGGCGGACCTGGGGCTGGGGCAGCACCGGGGCCCTGGTCTGCTACGCCCTCTCCGCCGTCGGCCTCGTGCTCTTCGTGCTCGCCGAGCGGGCCTACCGGGACGACGCCCTGCTGCCGCTGCGGATGTTCGCCAACCGCACCTTCGCGGTGAGCAGCCTCAGCAGCATCGTGCTGGGCGCCGGCATGTTCGGCGGGATCCTGCTGCTGCCGCAGTACCTGCAGATCGTGCACGGGTCGACCCCCACCGAGGCCGGCCTGGAGATGATCCCGCTGGTGCTGGGGATCATGCTCGGCTCGGTCATCGCCGGTCAGACCATCGCCCGGACCGAGAAGTACAAGCTGTTCCCGCTGGTCGGCGTGGTGTTCATCGTCGCCGCGCTGGTGTCCCTGTCGTTCATCGTCGGCGCGGACACCTCGGTCCTGGTGATGTTCCCGTTCATGCTGCTGATGGGCCTGGGCCTGGGCTTCAACTTCCAGCCGGTGATCCTCGCGGTGCAGAACGCGGTCAGCCCCCGGGAGATCGGCGTCGCCACCTCGTCGGTGACGTTCTTCCGCCAGATGGGCGGCACCCTGGGGACGGCGGTCTTCCTCTCCGTGCTGTTCACCCGGCTGCCCAGCGACATCGGGAACGCCGTCGCGGACAGCGCCGCGGCGAACCCCGAGCTGGCCCCGCAGCTGCAGGCCGCGGCGGGGAACGCGAGCGACCTGTCGGACACCTCGTTCATCCAGCAGCTGCCCAGCGCCGTGGCCCTGCCGTTCAAGACCGGCTTCGCGGACTCCATCGACATGGTCTTCCTGATCGCCGCGGGCGTGGTGGCCCTGGGCTTCTTCGTGCTGCTCTTCCTGCCCCAGCTGCCGCTGCGCACCCAGTCGGGCATCCAGGCCCAGCAGGCGGGTGAGGGACCGGCCAGCGACCCGGCCGCGCACGACCCGGCGCTGGCCAGCGCGAACGCCGCCGGGGCGGCCGCACCCACCTCGACGCCGCCGCCGGTGGACGACGCCGACCGCACCGACCGGCGCCTGACCGAGGGCGGTGGCCGCCACGAGGCCGCCGAGGCCGAGGACGACCGATCCGAGGGTGGCCGGCACGAGGCGGCGCCGGACCAGCCGACCGGGCTGGCCAGCGTGCCCGCCGACCACCTGCCGGACGACGTCCGCAGGGGCTGA
- a CDS encoding MarR family winged helix-turn-helix transcriptional regulator: protein MTDLASAPGPAPAAETPTTLSDELSRLMRLMHALKAAGPTGAAGGDARERAAHVLLFPLTRLGPLRQGALAELVHADPSTVSRHVTLLVDRGLVRRVADEQDGRVSRLVVTAAGEAALDQLRQERDALLTAVTADWAPGDLAGFTAQLRRFVQDLTDHLPTLGSATGGALTSSGAPTGTTSPEKDR from the coding sequence GTGACCGACCTCGCGTCCGCACCGGGCCCCGCCCCGGCCGCCGAGACGCCCACGACCCTCTCCGACGAGCTGTCCCGCCTGATGCGCCTGATGCACGCGCTCAAGGCCGCCGGCCCCACCGGGGCGGCGGGCGGCGACGCGCGCGAGCGCGCGGCCCACGTCCTGCTGTTCCCGCTGACCCGCCTCGGCCCGCTGCGCCAGGGCGCGCTCGCCGAGCTCGTCCACGCCGACCCGTCCACGGTGAGCCGGCACGTCACCCTGCTGGTCGACCGCGGGCTGGTGCGCCGGGTCGCCGACGAGCAGGACGGCCGGGTCAGCCGCCTGGTCGTCACCGCGGCCGGCGAGGCCGCCCTCGACCAGCTCCGCCAGGAGCGCGACGCGCTGCTCACCGCGGTGACCGCCGACTGGGCGCCGGGTGACCTGGCCGGGTTCACCGCCCAGCTGCGCCGGTTCGTGCAGGACCTCACCGACCACCTCCCCACCCTGGGCTCCGCCACCGGCGGCGCCCTCACCTCCAGCGGCGCCCCCACCGGCACGACCTCCCCCGAGAAGGACCGATGA
- the hrpA gene encoding ATP-dependent RNA helicase HrpA: protein MSTPHDELRSRLPALTLADEHRLRRRLDGTRRTKDPAARAGQRDRIAADVAAAEARLAARRAAVPVLSYPEELPVSQRRDDIAAALRDSQVVVVAGETGSGKTTQLPKILLGLGRGVRGRIGHTQPRRIAARTVAERIAEEIGTPLGDVVGWKVRFTDEVGDRTLVKLMTDGVLLAEVQRDRMLRQYDTIIIDEAHERSLNIDFLLGYLARLLPRRPDLKLVITSATIDVDRIAKHFSQDGAQVPVVEVSGRTYPVEVRYRPVIDPDDPDADPDRDQVSAIVDACAELVAEGPGDVLVFLAGEREIRDTAEALGGVTERSGAPIEVLPLYSRLSAADQHKVFQAHTGRRIVLATNVAETSLTVPGITYVVDPGTARISRYSHRTKVQRLPIEPVSQASARQRAGRCGRTSEGIAIRLYSEADFDGRPEYTDPEILRTNLASVLLQMASLDLGDVADFPFIDPPDRRAVADGLALLEELAALDGEGKLTETGRSLAALPLDPRIARMVVEADRRGVLEEVLVIAAGLTVQDVRERPAEHQQAADELHKRFADENSDFLALLNLWRYLGEQQDELSGNQFRRTVKREFLHYLRIREWQDLHGQLRSTARRLGMTTGTLADAPDERGVTASLLAGLLSQVGVQAEPVKDRSGKPGRPGREYLGTRNTRFVLAPGTPLAKKPPRWVVAAELVETSRLFARTVARIDPEVVERLADHLVKRQYSEPRWDAKRGSVVATERVTLYGLPLVVGRRVQYGSIDPGVSRELFIRHALVQGEWTTHHRFWAENQAAIERVAELEERARRRDIRVDDETVFELYDERVPADVVSTRHFDRWWKEARRHTPDLLTFTPEMLTNAAVAGQVQVEDYPDEVRLTQGLTLPLSYAFDPGAAGDGVTVDVPLGVLDTLAATSGESLAFTVPGQRAELVTELLRSLPKQLRRGLVPIPDRVREVLPHIDPTEPLLPALERELRRATSVVIPPDAWQPAEVPAHLRATFRVLDDQQRPLAQGKDLTALRAEVAPQARASLARAASTYERTGQTSWTFGDLPATVEVQRGGHVVTAYPALVDEGATVGVRVVATQAEATRLGWRGARRLLVLVAGAPVKQVVKGLGPRSRLALQFNPDGEIPDLVADCVDAAADELIAAGGGPPRTEAAFTALVASAREQLLPLTSDAVRRVEAVLTQAREVAIAIGAAPGRRVPEAAIADLRAQMGGLLHRGFVAAAGRRRLPDLVRYLTAMAHRLERLPANAVRDALLMESVAAVTAEYEQLRGQVPATGAPDDPVARVRWMVEELRVGLFAQVVGTSRPVSEQRVYKAIDQLLP, encoded by the coding sequence GTGAGCACCCCGCACGACGAACTGCGCTCGCGGCTGCCCGCGTTGACCCTCGCCGACGAGCACCGGCTCCGCCGGCGCCTGGACGGCACCCGGCGCACCAAGGACCCGGCCGCCCGCGCCGGCCAGCGCGACCGCATCGCCGCGGACGTGGCCGCCGCCGAGGCCCGCCTCGCGGCCCGTCGCGCCGCCGTCCCGGTGCTGAGCTACCCCGAGGAGCTGCCGGTCAGTCAGCGGCGGGACGACATCGCCGCGGCCCTCCGCGACTCCCAGGTCGTGGTCGTGGCCGGCGAGACCGGCTCGGGGAAGACCACCCAGCTGCCGAAGATCCTGCTCGGGCTCGGCCGCGGCGTGCGCGGTCGCATCGGGCACACCCAGCCGCGGCGGATCGCCGCCCGTACGGTCGCCGAGCGGATCGCCGAGGAGATCGGCACCCCGCTGGGCGACGTCGTCGGCTGGAAGGTGCGCTTCACCGACGAGGTGGGCGACCGGACCCTGGTCAAGCTGATGACCGACGGCGTGCTGCTGGCCGAGGTGCAGCGCGACCGGATGCTGCGCCAGTACGACACGATCATCATCGACGAGGCGCACGAGCGGAGCCTCAACATCGACTTCCTGCTGGGCTACCTCGCCCGGCTGCTGCCCCGCCGCCCGGACCTGAAGCTGGTCATCACCTCGGCGACCATCGACGTCGACCGGATCGCCAAGCACTTCAGCCAGGACGGCGCGCAGGTGCCGGTCGTCGAGGTCAGCGGGCGCACCTACCCGGTCGAGGTCCGCTACCGGCCCGTCATCGACCCCGACGACCCGGACGCCGATCCGGACCGCGACCAGGTGAGCGCGATCGTCGACGCCTGCGCCGAGCTGGTCGCCGAGGGCCCGGGCGACGTGCTGGTCTTCCTCGCCGGTGAGCGCGAGATCCGGGACACCGCCGAGGCGCTGGGCGGGGTGACGGAACGGTCCGGTGCGCCGATCGAGGTGCTCCCGCTCTACTCCAGGCTGAGCGCCGCCGACCAGCACAAGGTCTTCCAGGCGCACACCGGACGGCGGATCGTGCTGGCCACCAACGTCGCCGAGACGTCGCTGACGGTGCCGGGCATCACGTACGTCGTCGACCCGGGCACCGCGCGGATCTCCCGGTACAGCCATCGCACGAAGGTGCAGCGGCTGCCGATCGAGCCGGTCAGCCAGGCCTCTGCCCGGCAGCGCGCCGGCCGGTGCGGGCGCACCAGCGAGGGCATCGCGATCCGGCTCTACAGCGAAGCCGACTTCGACGGCCGCCCCGAGTACACCGACCCGGAGATCCTGCGCACCAACCTGGCCTCGGTGCTGCTGCAGATGGCCTCGCTCGACCTGGGTGACGTCGCGGACTTCCCGTTCATCGACCCGCCGGACCGCCGGGCGGTGGCCGACGGGCTGGCGCTGCTCGAGGAGCTCGCCGCCCTCGACGGCGAGGGGAAGCTCACCGAGACCGGCCGGTCGCTGGCCGCGCTGCCGCTGGACCCGCGGATCGCGCGCATGGTCGTGGAGGCCGACCGGCGCGGGGTGCTGGAGGAGGTGCTCGTCATCGCCGCCGGGCTCACCGTGCAGGACGTGCGGGAGCGCCCGGCCGAGCACCAGCAGGCCGCCGACGAGCTGCACAAGCGCTTCGCCGACGAGAACTCCGACTTCCTGGCGCTGCTCAACCTGTGGCGGTACCTCGGGGAGCAGCAGGACGAGCTCTCCGGCAACCAGTTCCGCCGCACCGTGAAGCGGGAGTTCCTGCACTACCTGCGCATCCGCGAGTGGCAGGACCTGCACGGCCAGCTGCGCAGCACCGCCCGCCGGCTGGGCATGACGACCGGCACGCTCGCCGACGCCCCCGACGAGCGCGGGGTGACGGCGTCCCTGCTGGCCGGGCTGCTCAGCCAGGTGGGGGTGCAGGCCGAGCCGGTGAAGGACCGCAGCGGCAAGCCCGGCCGGCCCGGACGCGAGTACCTGGGCACCCGCAACACCCGGTTCGTGCTCGCCCCGGGCACGCCGCTGGCCAAGAAGCCGCCGCGCTGGGTGGTCGCCGCCGAGCTGGTCGAGACCAGCCGGCTGTTCGCCCGTACCGTCGCCCGGATCGACCCCGAGGTCGTCGAGCGGCTCGCCGACCACCTGGTGAAGCGGCAGTACAGCGAGCCGCGGTGGGACGCCAAGCGCGGCTCGGTGGTCGCCACCGAGCGGGTCACCCTCTACGGCCTGCCGCTGGTGGTCGGCCGGCGGGTGCAGTACGGCTCGATCGACCCGGGCGTCTCCCGCGAGCTGTTCATCCGGCACGCCCTGGTGCAGGGCGAGTGGACGACCCACCACCGGTTCTGGGCGGAGAACCAGGCGGCGATCGAGCGGGTCGCCGAGCTGGAGGAGCGGGCCCGCCGCCGGGACATCCGGGTCGACGACGAGACGGTGTTCGAGCTCTACGACGAGCGGGTGCCGGCCGACGTCGTGTCCACCCGGCACTTCGACCGGTGGTGGAAGGAGGCCCGGCGGCACACCCCGGACCTGCTCACCTTCACCCCGGAGATGCTGACCAACGCCGCGGTGGCCGGGCAGGTGCAGGTCGAGGACTACCCCGACGAGGTGCGCCTGACCCAGGGGCTGACCCTGCCGCTGTCCTACGCCTTCGACCCGGGCGCGGCCGGGGACGGCGTCACCGTCGACGTCCCGCTGGGCGTGCTGGACACCCTGGCCGCGACCTCCGGGGAGTCGCTGGCGTTCACCGTGCCCGGGCAGCGGGCGGAGCTGGTCACCGAGCTGCTGCGCTCCCTGCCCAAGCAGCTGCGCCGCGGCCTGGTGCCCATCCCCGACCGGGTGCGTGAGGTCCTGCCGCACATCGACCCCACCGAGCCGCTGCTGCCGGCGCTGGAGCGCGAACTGCGCCGGGCCACCTCGGTCGTCATCCCGCCCGACGCCTGGCAGCCGGCCGAGGTGCCCGCCCACCTGCGGGCGACCTTCCGGGTGCTCGACGACCAGCAGCGCCCGCTGGCCCAGGGCAAGGACCTGACCGCGCTGCGTGCCGAGGTGGCACCGCAGGCCCGGGCCAGCCTGGCGCGGGCGGCGTCCACCTACGAGCGCACCGGCCAGACCAGCTGGACCTTCGGGGACCTGCCGGCGACCGTGGAGGTGCAGCGCGGCGGCCACGTGGTCACCGCGTACCCCGCGCTGGTCGACGAGGGCGCGACGGTCGGCGTCCGGGTGGTGGCCACCCAGGCCGAGGCGACCCGGCTGGGCTGGCGCGGCGCGCGGCGGCTGCTGGTGCTGGTCGCCGGGGCACCGGTCAAGCAGGTGGTCAAGGGGCTGGGCCCGCGCAGCCGGCTGGCGCTGCAGTTCAACCCGGACGGCGAGATCCCCGACCTGGTGGCCGACTGCGTGGACGCGGCGGCCGACGAGCTCATCGCCGCGGGCGGCGGTCCGCCGCGGACCGAGGCGGCGTTCACCGCGCTGGTCGCCTCGGCGCGCGAGCAGCTGCTGCCGCTGACCTCCGACGCCGTCCGCCGGGTGGAGGCGGTGCTGACCCAGGCCCGCGAGGTCGCCATCGCCATCGGTGCCGCGCCCGGACGCCGGGTGCCGGAGGCGGCGATCGCCGACCTGCGCGCCCAGATGGGCGGACTGCTGCACCGCGGTTTCGTCGCCGCGGCCGGTCGTCGGCGGCTGCCGGACCTGGTCCGCTACCTCACCGCGATGGCCCACCGGCTGGAGCGGCTGCCGGCCAACGCCGTCCGGGACGCCCTGCTGATGGAGTCCGTCGCGGCGGTCACCGCCGAGTACGAGCAGCTGCGCGGGCAGGTGCCAGCCACCGGGGCGCCGGACGACCCGGTCGCGCGCGTGCGGTGGATGGTCGAGGAGCTGCGGGTGGGGCTCTTCGCCCAGGTGGTGGGCACGTCCCGGCCGGTCTCCGAGCAGCGGGTCTACAAGGCGATCGACCAGCTGCTGCCCTGA